The DNA segment ACGATCCGTCCGCCGTCGAGGTGATGGACGATGTCTTCCTGGACCTGGCGCGGGACACGTCCGAGTTCTCGGACCTCGTCGCGACGCTGCCCGAGGGAACCGACTCGACGCTGCTGGTCGAGTTCTACGCCGAGACCCCCGAGCAAGCCAGAGAGAAAGTCGCCGACCTGCTCGCCGACCGGCTTCCCGGCCACGACGGGGCGGCTGATCCGCCCGCTGACGTCAGCGACTCCGACGACGTCTACGCCAGCGACGCGCTGGAAGCCTACGACGACGAGCGACAGGCGAAGTTCTGGAAGATGCGAAAGGCCGGGCTACCGATCCTGCTCTCGCGCACGACCGACGAGAAACACTGGCCGTTCGTCGAGGACACGGCGGTCCCGCCCGAGAACCTGCCGGAGTACGTCACCGGCATGCGAGAGATCTTCGACGAGCACGACACCTTCGCCGCGTACTACGCCCACGCCGGCCCCGGCGTGTTGCACATTCGGCCCCTGCTGAACCTCAAGGCCGAGGACGGCGTCGAAACGATGCGGGAGATGGCCGATCAGATCACCGATCTGGTCATCGAACACGGCGGCTCGGTCTCCGGCGAGCACGGCGACGGCCGGGCCCGCACGAAGTGGAACCGGAAACTCTACGGCGAGGACCTCTGGGAGACGTTCCGGGACCTCAAGTCGGCGTTCGATCCCGACTGGTTGCTCAATCCCGGGAGCGTCTGCGGGGACTTCGACCCCGGTGAGAACCTCCGGTACGACGCCTCCTCCACCTTCGATGCCGACTTCGAGCCCGTCCTGAACTGGGACAACGACAACGGGTTCCAGGGGATGGTCGAACTCTGTCACGGCTGTGGCGGGTGTACCGGCCACCAGGACACCACCGGCGGCGTGATGTGTCCGACGTATCGCGCGGCTGACGAGGAGATCACGAGTACGCGCGGACGGGCGAACATGCTCCGGTCGGCGATGAACGGGAACCTGCCCGAGGATCCCTTCGACGACGAGTTCGTCCACGAGGTGATGGGTCTCTGTATCGGCTGCAAGGGCTGCAAGAACGACTGTCCCAGCGGCGTCGACATGGCCAAGCTCAAAGCCGAAGTGGTCCACGAGTATCATCAGCGCGAGGGGACGAGTCTACGTGACAACCTGTTCGCGAACGTCGAGACGGTCCTCTGGCTCGGGAGCACCTTCGCACCGCTCTCGAACTGGGCGATGCAGGTTCCCGGCAGCGGACTGGTGATGGAGAAGGTCCTGGGGATCGCCCAGGAGCGTGATCTCCCGTCGTTCCACCGGACGACGTTCAGAGACTGGATGGACGGACGCGGCGGAACGCGCGTGCCCGAGTCCGAGGCGACGCGAAAGGCACTGCTGATAGCCGACCCGTACACGAACTACAGCCACCCGTACGTCGGGAAGGCCGCCGTCCGTGTTCTCGAAGCCGCCGGCGTCCACGTCACGGTGCCCGACGACATCTCTGACAGCGGCCGACCGGCGTTCTCCAAGAGCATGCTCGATCACGCTCGGACAACTGCCGAGGAGAACGTCCGGGCACTGGAGCCGTACGTTGAGGACGGCTGGGATATAGTCACGGTCGAGCCGTCCGACGCCGTGATGTACCAGTCAGATTACCTGGATCTGGTGCCGTCCGACGCGACTGCGCGCGTCGCGGCCAACGCGTACGGTGTCTCTGAGTATATCGATATCTACGAACTTGGTGAGCGAATCGACTTCGACGCGCCAGCGGAGTCGCTGGCCTATCACGGCCACTGCCAGCAGAAGGCGACGAAAAAAGACAACCACGCGGCGGCAGTTCTGCGACAGGCCGGCTACGAGGTCGATGCCGTCGACTCGGCGTGCTGTGGCATGGCTGGCTCGTTCGGGTACGAAGCCGAACACGTCTCGATGAGCAAGGCGATCGGATCGATACTGTTCGACCAGCTCGACGACTCGCCGGCCAACCAGCCCGTCGCCCCCGGTGCGTCGTGTCGCTCCCAGCTCGAAGATTACGATGGTGAGCCGCCCCACCCGATCGAAAAGCTCGCCGACGCCCTCTAGAGCGGGGCTTTGATGATCGACAAAAAAGCGCTGCTTTCCGAGAAAGTGCCAGATATGGCCGCGTTCTTCGGGCGGGTCGATACAGGGTAGCTCCGCCAGCGCCGGCTGCAGTGCATTCCACCATCCCTCAGCAGTCTCAAACTCGGCCGGATGGTCCGGATAGACGTCGGTGAGAAAGTCAGATTTCTTCGCTGCCGGGTGTTTGCGGAGATACTCGTATGCGGCGACGAGCGCCTGCTGGCACGCCTCGAGTGTTGTGCCCGCCCCGGGCAGATCGACCTGTGTCACCAGTTCTTTGACCCGTGATTCCACGGGCTTGTGGTCTGGTGTGGTTTCAATCGGAATCCACCAGACGCGGCCTCTGGAGCCCACTTTCGCGTCCGGAGTATGTCCCGATCAACGAGTTCGTTGAGTTTGTTGTGCGTGGTCCGGCGAGAACAGTCAACGAAGTTAGTGTTTGAGAACGGTGGAATATCCGGCCCTATCGGTGTCGACAGAACGTGGCACTGAGTGACGGCGCGTATTCACAGCCTGAAGGCCGTGGTATTGCGCCTGCTCCGCCTATAATGTCGTCCGCGGTCAGTGGACGGGCCCGGTCATCCCGCCGCTCGAACACATCGAGAACCTCGCTGAGCGGGATCCGCCCGCTGTCTGTCGCAAGCTGCTCACGCTCGGGACCATACACAAACATCCCCTAAGAAGGCCCAAAAGCGCTTCTCTGCCCGAATAATAAGATGGTTATCACTTCCTGTCGCCGCTCTCGAACAGTCCACAGTCGGCAACCGGATCTGTCGCGAACGTCTCGACGGCGTTCCGACAGTCAGTGTACGCCTGATCGACCTGCGCCTCCATCCGCTCGGCGACGACGGCCGGATCGGCGGCCTCGTAGACCGATCGTTGACAGGTGCTATCTCTGATGATCTTCGATTCGACCAGCCGGTGTGCCTCCAGTGTATCGACGATGCGGTAGGCTGTCGTCAGTGCACAGTCGAGCTCGTCCGCGAGCTCCTGGACGCTCATCGGCTCGTCGCTCTCACAGAGGGCGGCGTAGGCAGTCCGCTCGGAACCGTTGAGCCCGAACACGATTGCCAGCGCCTGATCCGGGTCTGGCTCGGCGGCGGCCACCTCCTGAAAGGACTGCGGCATTGTCTGCACTTGCTCGGTGTCGACTTTGTATCTGTCTATCCGGATATCCGAATCAATCTCCGAGTAGCAACACGTATTGGTCCCTCGGCGATAGTACAGCCAACCATGGCCGATCTCCGTGACGATTTGGTCTACGAGCGCCAGGCTGATCTCTGCCAGGTGTTCTCGAATCCGAAACGCCTCAAGCTCCTCGAACTGCTCCAGAGTGGCGACGAGTATAGCGTCTCACAGCTCCAGGGCGCGACGGATCTGCCGCAGTCGACGGTCTCGCGTCATCTGCAGCTCATGCGCGATCGTGGCGTCGTCCACAAGCGCGACGACGGCGTACACAGTTACTACGCGCTCGCTGACGACCGGATCGCGACGAGTATGGGTCTCATGCGCGAAATCCTGGCCGATCAACTCGAACGCGAGCCCGGCGCTCCGTCAGTCCAGCCGTAGCGGCCTCGTTCGTCGAGAACCCTGACTGTTCCTGTGATCGCCACAAGGCCGTGGAATCGCGCGACAGGTTCAAGCGCACGACTCCGGTACAGTGCGTGCAAATGGCTGAGACGTTTGCCCTCGATCAAGAGTGGTTACGTGACGTATTGCCGGATGGACTCCCGATCGGTGAAACGACCGTCGTGTCCGGGCCCGGCGGTTCGGGCAAGCCACTTGTCGGATTCGCTGTTGTCAAGTCCTGGCTCGAATCCGGCGGTAGCGTGGTCTTCCTGCTGACAAATTCCGGCCGA comes from the Halapricum desulfuricans genome and includes:
- a CDS encoding FAD-binding and (Fe-S)-binding domain-containing protein, whose translation is MSQKTHSDGVTDPAVDPRADYDYQSTAVDQERLVADLRARVNGDVRFDTYSRQLFATDASAYEQLPIGVVSPTSTGDVVTVMEYCAEEGIPVLPRGGGTSLAGQAVNEAVVLDFKHYMDELLEIDPDAATARAQPGVTIAHLDQALEPHDLKFAPDPAWGEKSVLGGAIGNNTTGAHSLKYGKTDAYIEECEVVLADGTRTTLGWVDVDSLSDRARAAEEDGSPIEARLYAEVDRILTEDAEEIEQRYPDLKRNVSGYNLDMLIENARERGEVNLARLLAGSEGTLAIVTEATVSLEPIPNETAVVLLTYDGVIPAMRDVAPILEHDPSAVEVMDDVFLDLARDTSEFSDLVATLPEGTDSTLLVEFYAETPEQAREKVADLLADRLPGHDGAADPPADVSDSDDVYASDALEAYDDERQAKFWKMRKAGLPILLSRTTDEKHWPFVEDTAVPPENLPEYVTGMREIFDEHDTFAAYYAHAGPGVLHIRPLLNLKAEDGVETMREMADQITDLVIEHGGSVSGEHGDGRARTKWNRKLYGEDLWETFRDLKSAFDPDWLLNPGSVCGDFDPGENLRYDASSTFDADFEPVLNWDNDNGFQGMVELCHGCGGCTGHQDTTGGVMCPTYRAADEEITSTRGRANMLRSAMNGNLPEDPFDDEFVHEVMGLCIGCKGCKNDCPSGVDMAKLKAEVVHEYHQREGTSLRDNLFANVETVLWLGSTFAPLSNWAMQVPGSGLVMEKVLGIAQERDLPSFHRTTFRDWMDGRGGTRVPESEATRKALLIADPYTNYSHPYVGKAAVRVLEAAGVHVTVPDDISDSGRPAFSKSMLDHARTTAEENVRALEPYVEDGWDIVTVEPSDAVMYQSDYLDLVPSDATARVAANAYGVSEYIDIYELGERIDFDAPAESLAYHGHCQQKATKKDNHAAAVLRQAGYEVDAVDSACCGMAGSFGYEAEHVSMSKAIGSILFDQLDDSPANQPVAPGASCRSQLEDYDGEPPHPIEKLADAL
- a CDS encoding helix-turn-helix domain-containing protein, whose translation is MPQSFQEVAAAEPDPDQALAIVFGLNGSERTAYAALCESDEPMSVQELADELDCALTTAYRIVDTLEAHRLVESKIIRDSTCQRSVYEAADPAVVAERMEAQVDQAYTDCRNAVETFATDPVADCGLFESGDRK
- a CDS encoding ArsR/SmtB family transcription factor is translated as MADLRDDLVYERQADLCQVFSNPKRLKLLELLQSGDEYSVSQLQGATDLPQSTVSRHLQLMRDRGVVHKRDDGVHSYYALADDRIATSMGLMREILADQLEREPGAPSVQP